The DNA window CATTTCTATTAATTTATTTATGATTCTTTGGTTTTTATTTGATTAATCAGTTGATCGACATCAGCCAAAAGTTTTTCAGCCTTGTTTTTGGCATCTGATACCACTTTAGCCGATCTGTCTTTGGCTTCCGACTTACCAATATTTAATTCTTCCTTTCCCAATTCATCGATTGTTTTACGGAGTTTTTCTCTGTAAGAATCCAACTGATACGTTAATTTTTTTCTCGTATTCTCACCTTTATCCGGTGCGAACAATATACCCAGTGCGGTACCTAAGCCGGCACCTACCAGAAATGCAAAAAATCCACTACCTCTTGCCATAATTTTTTAATTAATTGTTATCGATTAATCCTCTTCCGGATTTTTTAATTTTTTTACTTTTAAGCCATTCCTGCTTGACCTTATCCAAAATGCCAT is part of the Hyphobacterium sp. CCMP332 genome and encodes:
- a CDS encoding YtxH domain-containing protein; translated protein: MARGSGFFAFLVGAGLGTALGILFAPDKGENTRKKLTYQLDSYREKLRKTIDELGKEELNIGKSEAKDRSAKVVSDAKNKAEKLLADVDQLINQIKTKES